The nucleotide window ctctgaagtaagtagtttttgagaaagaggttattttgtACTATTTGAATTCAATTCGAGAGCTCAGCTGAGgcctcgaattcaagcatctcaaagcacacaacttcgacgaccaattgagttcaaatttcacagttttgttattttatgcattggttgagatacacctagttgGACTCGGCGGAAATATTTTCAGTGTGTGTTTTAAAAACCCGGATAATAATCAAACTGTCTTGTTGCAACAAGACACTTTGATTTTAATATTGCCTCTATTCATCAAGGAGTATTCGGGTACAAGTGAGGGCATAATTGGCTAGTGTGATTGATTTGGATTAATTCTTTGCATACCGACTAACACAGGCTGCGTTCACCAGCCGAGATGGTTTACGAATGAACACAGCCAAATGCATTTTGACCGCTCAGAATTGAAGATACCAGCGAtcggtgttgttgttgttgttgttgttgtttataaacAGAACGTTTTGGCTTTTTTTGAAACGATAAGCCCCGCACATGTACACAAATAGTGTACGTACAACAGTTATTGCTTGCAAGGAGAATTTACACGACTGTAATGTTGTTATTATCTGCATAATTATTTTCTGATGATTTCAATTGAATGTATTTTGTACAGGGACGTGTCACCAATAGCAACTCATTGGAACGAGCTGTGAAATGGGCGGATGCTTTCATCGTCATGTATGACGTCACTGATACAAAAAGCCTCCACATTGTTACTGATATTAAGGCAGTCATTGACCAACTAAGGAAGAGCAGAGCTCCAACAATCTTAGTTGGGAATAAGATGGACATGGTTCGGTCTCGGGTTGTTACACCAAAGGAAGGCGAGGACATGGCTCAACAATTGGGCATCCCTTTCTTTGAGGTTTCCGTTCGGGAGAGCTACGAAGGTATAGCAGAATGCTTCTCTAGACTCGTTGTGGATTGTCGGGGAATGTCTTCCAAGCCAAGCATGTTGAAAGGACTCTGGGATCTCTCGAGAAAGAGAGGAAGATTCGCAATGCTTACAAGACAAAGGAGCGTAACTATGTGACTCTAAGCATGCGTGAACAGTCATAATTACCCTGACGAGGTATTTATTTCAGTTTACCATCCCTTGATGTAAATATGGGTGGAATCCAACCTTAATTGACcaaccatttttatttatttatgtatgtatttatttatgtatttaatttgttttgcgcAGAATatgagacttttgggacgcttggtggcagcagaacTACCAGGTAAAATCTACAGGTAATGTGTGCGTGCCCAGAACTACGAAACAATGTACATTACCttgtaagtttgctgccacctagcattccaaagtctcccattgattgAAAGCTACAAAGGCCTATTAAAAGCgccagcaaaaaaataaaattcaaatccgttattacggattcgcaatccgttattacggattagcaatccgttattacggattgtATTACGGAatagcaatccgttattacggactgctaatccgtaataacggattgcgaatccgtaataacggatttgaattttatttgtttgctggCGCTAATAGCCCTTCGTAGTAAGCAGTACATATTATAGTTTAAGTGATTGACAAGCTAACCAATGCAAGAGTAGCCTGAGCATAATTTGCCATCATAGAAAACCCAAAGAGTAACAActgtattttctgcttgaaaaaGGAATATTATATTAAATAAGTTAAGcagttattattagtatttaggaaattttctttgaaagaaaaagcaacACGACCTTTTCACACTTATCTCCAGCCATTGCAAAGAAAGTCATTTGATGTAGTGGCGTGACGTGGCTGAGTGGTCATGCGCACTGGATACACGCTCTGGTATTTATGATCGCCATATAGTGTGGGTTCATGTCCACGGTCGTAATACTTAAGTAATAGATTGAATcgttattgcttcgtccttcggatgggacgtaaattcgttggtcccgtgtgttgttttAACACACGTTAAAGAGCCCAAATATACGCTTATCGCTAAGAGAATGGGTTTGGCCTGGTGTGTTGTGGTACGGTTGAATGCACTATAGCACACAGCACATTGAAAACTGTTATTAGGCGCAACATGTGTACATGTCAAACGAGTCTTATTTAAAAATTCAACCATACATCTCTTCATGCCTGTAGACAAAAAATATGTAACGCTTTAGAAAAGCAAAACAGAattgatcattattattagttagtatttatttgtttgttctgcACTTATAAAGTACAACATCGAATAAACATTCagccattttaaaaatttatttaatgttttttattaataaaaaaaaataaaaaaagctcCTCGGAAAGTGATGTTATGAATATCAGTCAACCGAAGTACCCTTTTTATTTTAGGTGAAAAAGTTTGTTAGAACAACGTTATCTTAAATTGTATCGTATGGTTTTGAGTTAGAAATAAGGTTGTGCCAACTAGCGGAACAGGTTGGGGGATGcggagcatcacaaaacaatagttttctgacAATGGGGCAAGGAATGCGGGAATGGGACTTGAGTCAAATCTAATGGCCACGTGATGTGATGCACTCTCGGATTCGATAAACTGTTCCGGGTTTTATGAAGAGATCATTGcattaataaatgaataataaacGAATAATTAGTGACTAATAAATTTAAATACATTAGTTAATAAATCAAATTATTAAATGCATTACACGGCGAAGGAGAACACAACTGAAATTAACTTCACCTCTCTCGCCCGTGTCCATCAAAAAAGAAAAGTCTCCCACAAGGAAAGCAAAAATTATGTTATCGGTTTATTGTCTCAccttttattatatatttttttcaatgactcgAGGGCCAATCCCTTACGATGAAATTTATTATTTCTGTCGACGCACAACAGTTAGCCCAAGACGGAAGTATAGTACCAAAAACTTCGGGTGTGCAGCAAATGTGCTCGAGGGTGAAATTGACACGATGTATGTTCTCTAGGGAAGGGAGAAAGCCTGGCTCCAATTCTTTCTATCGGTCAACATGTATGTTAAAGGCattcagtggacactattgataattactcaaaataattattagcataaaaccttacttggttacgagtaatggggagaggttgatagtataaaacatggtgagaaacggctccctttgaagtgacgtagttttcgacaaaaataagtaatttgatttcgagacctcagaattggattttgaggtctcgaagtcaagcatctgaaagcacacaacttcgtgtgacagtggtgttttttcttccattattactcgcaactttgacgcaagttgagctcaacttttcacaggtttgttattgtagctgagatacaccaagtgagaagcatggtctttgacaattacagtgTCAAGTGTCTATAATATATACCATAATGTACTCTGACATGACTCTgttgccggtgtcgcatgctaTATTATGTCTTCTATGCAATaatatccggaggacattattgcatatgcaataatgtccgccggacggttttgcatatgctaccgtgtccgcccggacgctgctgcatatcgcaactgtgtccgcccggacacacggacacatttgcataattatgcagttgtgtccgcccctgtgcaaaaccgtccttgcagtaaattgaACGCCATTGGTCGACGGAatacgttcgccattttttacaagctaagtgcatgtcatgaatgacatgggaattatgttcggccgttgggtgttcgctgcaatcataaaattaaTTCGTGCATATTCATGCTACATATTATGTAGGTTCGGTGCATgtacgctcgcttacgcgcgcacatacatgtacaatgtaggcctacatgtccgccggacggtttttgcacaaccccggacacgattgcatatgcaaaagtgtccggagcggacaatATTGCacggcggacacaattgcatctgacaccggcagtCTGCCTTAAGTTATGGGTTTTAGAGGTTTTCTTTGACCACAACGTTCATAAACCAGAGCCCAATTATTTCATAAtgcatgtaagcacaacaacttgctaagcacaaaaacggTTGCCCTAAGCACAAAAACGGTTGCTTTTGGGCTaaaatgttaccagccaaaaaccGTCCATTGAGTTACGTAGTTGCTTCGCAAAGAAATGTTCTAAGCAGAATCttatgcttaacagctttatgaaactgggccctaatGTGGAAGCCTGAGCGGAAATATTAGTtttgtacattttacaatttaaatatttcacaATTCAATCCGGCTGCCATTTTGCATAAAGAATGGGGGAACAAAACAATGGTAAATTTTATGGCACAGCATAATCAAGAATAAACTTTGTTGAACAGAATATGTGGTGAAAATTCACGTCCgaatatttttacataaaaatgtGCCCTTATACTATAGacatgtctctccccaaattaggaTAGGGTGATTACTCCGGGTGGTGGGAAAGTACGAGGGGCCGGAACTAGCCACCCCAGAaaggttctaatgggtgatcaacACGCTGGTTTCgaccagactttgagtccccccTGAATGCCTGGTCTTCAATCCGACTAACTTTCTgctcaaatttattttaattttaataaactCTAcgatcaggggtcgatttcacaaagagttaggactagtcctaactaaggactagtcctataggagatatacaaattgcataacttaggacgagtaactggtcctaactcgagataagactagtcctaactctttgtgaaatccacccctgtataCTAAAGTATTGAGACCGGatatttttaaacacaattttttcaagggggggggtataagtaggcctacagcaTTTTATTCGAATTGAgcccaaaattaaaacaaatcgcaaggggtaagcctaagtccataaaaaaaacttaggAAAGTCCAGCATTGTTATTCAGTACGGGCAAACAGAATTCAGAAAAGGCAATGCAAAGCAGTCTTTTTAGAGTcttattgtaaaatgttttttaacaaaaatcgCGCTGGAAAAAAATTCAGACAATTCTGGTGTCCCAAGGAATTCTGTCCGCtagagattcggtcccccattGGGATTAATTGGCTaaagaggatgattcaaaagagggcgctattagaagaagtttgtacacacgATTATATCCAATTTGGACCAACAATTGAAAACAATGTGTGCACACAGTTTGCCATAATTTGGGGACCGAACCTCCGGGGCAGCTAGCCTGCCAGACCGGTCATATCTCGTTGTGCCCCCTGAACCCTTTCAATCTCGCTAGTTGCACGGTCAAGTTCTGCGTTCCCTagaatcctacctccatgctcgcACTTATAACGTAAGATCATTAATTATAAGTAAGTGAATTCATTATGACACACTTCCTATACAGTGACTACCTCGCTCAGTACTTGCTAAGCTTGGTTCGaacatttcttcctccatggttcgaAGTACAATATTAACCACGATCTCTAAACAGAGGATAATCGATTGTTTATTAATTATGGCGATGATTAATAAACTCTTTTAGCGACACTGTTTACCTAGGAGAATGCGTCGCCATAACGTTAGTCGGGTTACCGTACGTTTTCCTTGTACGTGCAGAATCCTATGAGTTGAATAGGCCGCAAGACCGTATTGCTAGTCGGCGGATTGGGTCGAAATCCTACGCACATCACATCAAAATGTGTTAATCGAATTTTCACATAATTTAACCATTATGTGCTGCCATAGTTGAATCTGTAAGTTTGCTAACTGTTATGGAGCATTCAACAATGTAAAATCGTAAGTTGTTGTCTCTGTATGCTTGATTTAAAACGAATTTACTATTATGCGTTTCTCCATGGTTTTTGTGGGCGTGATTTTGTGTATTGCCGACCACTGCACCCACTGGCAAGACATGGACGCAGTAGTGGCGGTGGATGATGTACGATTGTTGGCTGTGTAGTTTAGTTGAGATACACGTCAGTGGTACAGTGGTTTCGTTTTACATCATTTTGTTGGTTTACACATTGTGTTGGCACTTTATAGGATAcactttttgtaataatttgttATCATAataaaatgtgtagtgtatttgTACATAAAGAACTACAATTTACAAGTAGCCCCCagagatatttattttaaatgacacgtttgtaattactcaaaacaaatattagcttacttaaaaactgacggataactttccgtatggcgccaccactttttcactcatttttacaaaaaaggatatctcattgaggtaaattagatactaaattatttcatatcgaatgaaaaagtggtggcgccatacggaaacttttccaaactgactcggtaacaagcatttgagagctgttgatagtataaaacattgtgagaaacggctccctctggagtagcgtagattttgagaaagaggtaacttctcactaaaa belongs to Asterias amurensis chromosome 5, ASM3211899v1 and includes:
- the LOC139937277 gene encoding ras-like protein family member 11B, with protein sequence MLLFDVVKTVMSSSNKRKLDRLRVAVLGRSGSGKTALTVRYLTRRFIGDYERNKENTYQQDVEIDGQRISLEILDTTLEMQQGRVTNSNSLERAVKWADAFIVMYDVTDTKSLHIVTDIKAVIDQLRKSRAPTILVGNKMDMVRSRVVTPKEGEDMAQQLGIPFFEVSVRESYEGIAECFSRLVVDCRGMSSKPSMLKGLWDLSRKRGRFAMLTRQRSVTM